In a single window of the Antedon mediterranea chromosome 1, ecAntMedi1.1, whole genome shotgun sequence genome:
- the LOC140059218 gene encoding CCR4-NOT transcription complex subunit 3-like isoform X2, protein MGDKRKLQGEIERCLKKVSEGVETFEDIWQKVQSATNSNQKDKCEGELKKEIKKLQRLRDQIKTWVASNDIKDKRTLLDNRKLIETQMERFKVVERETKTKAYSKEGLGLAARIDPIQREREEVSGWLSQCIDTLKIQVDKFESEMESLTSNSKKRKIPSDKQDRLNELQSFIERHNGHVTKLEMIMRMLDNADIETEKVKQIKEDLEYYLDSCQDPDFAENEYLYDDFEFEDHDYGLSTLATSPEDGDILGSEIISSSPVASSPIVNHSKERDEEKKRHRSTESEPSPRKAVAKTNNNAAPSPNLNSRVRTLSSSSSSSSSTQATSITSAVTNTSKNTSSKTINISTSHTIAQPPVGPAYSVAASSQNTQQGTQPGPSRVGQPTQAPPLLPIQQPLQISTNSSVPTTNVITIPSQQVRPDINGGQGFVISDHMEHEVYEVDNGNSMPVIGLSNSMNAAHSQQMQVQSQVQNVEPTRVNSMPPSMMTTINSVQMNGPTPPVTTSNIKEDNSMKLKTIAQKAVTNAGLDAQIHSPEIPTDNRVIFDSTPRQEIGSPQTQETKIPALLGVTPLGPQPLSKDHAYQLLMMEAASHHLPHPSDSERLRHYLPRNPCPTPAYHCPAMPPHMDALEYYARLSTESLFFIFYYQEGTKAQYLAAKALKKQSWRFHTKYMMWFQRHEEPKTITDEYEQGTYIYFDYEKWGQRKKEAFTFEYRYLEDRDL, encoded by the exons ATGGGTGATAAAAGAAAGCTTCAAG GTGAAATAGAAAGGTGTCTAAAGAAAGTGTCAGAAGGAGTAGAAACATTTGAGGATATTTGGCAAAAG GTTCAAAGTGCAACAAACAGTAATCAGAAAGATAAATGTGAAGGTGAACtcaagaaagaaataaaaaagttGCAG AGGTTACGAGATCAAATTAAAACATGGGTAGCATCAAACGATATCAAAGACAAGAGGACTCTATTAGACAATCGAAAACTTATAGAAACG CAAATGGAAAGGTTCAAAGTAGTAGAAAGAGAAACGAAAACTAAAGCATACTCTAAAGAAGGCCTGGGTCTGGCGGCGCGTATTGACCCAATTCAAAGGGAGCGTGAAGAAGTTTCTGGTTGGTTATCACAATGTATAGATACCTTAAAAATACAAGTGGATAAATTTGAAAGTGAGATGGAATCTCTGACGTCAAATTCTAAGAAAAGGAAAATCCCATCAGAT aaACAAGATCGGTTAAATGAGTTACAAAGTTTCATAGAAAGACATAATGGTCACGTTACGAAACTAGAGATGATCATGAGGATGCTAGATAATGCAGATATTGAAACAGAAAAG gtaaaacaaataaaagaagaCTTAGAATATTACTTAGATTCTTGTCAAGACCCTGACTTTGCTGAAAATGAATACCTCTATGATGATTTTGAGTTTGAAGATCATGATT ATGGACTTTCAACGTTGGCAACATCACCAGAAGATGGTGATATCTTAGGAAGTGAGATAATTAGTTCATCTCCGGTTGCAAGTTCACCTATAGTCAATCATTCCAAAGAAAgggatgaagaaaaaaaaagacatagGTCAACAGAAAGTGAG CCTTCACCGAGGAAAGCAGTTGCAAAGACAAATAACAACGCAGCACCTTCACCTAATTTAAACTCAAGAGTACGTACCCTTTCATCCTCATCTTCATCCTCATCGTCTACACAAGCAACAAGTATTACGTCTGCAGTCACAAACACTTCCAAAAATACCAGTAGTAAAACAATTAA TATTTCCACATCTCATACAATAGCCCAACCACCAGTAGGGCCAGCATATTCTGTTGCAGCTAGTTCACAAAATACTCAACAAG GAACACAGCCTGGGCCTAGCAGAGTAGGTCAACCAACACAGGCACCACCACTGTTACCAATACAGCAACCATTGCAAATCTCAACCAACTCATCAGTTCCCACTACTAATGTCATCACTATACCATCACAGCAAGTTCGCCCTGATATTAATGGGGGACAAG GTTTTGTAATAAGTGATCACATGGAACATGAAGTATATGAAGTCGATAATGGAAACAGTATGCCAGTAATAGGATTATCAAATTCAATGAATGCTGCACATTCACAACAAATGCAAGTGCAGTCACAAGTACAGAATGTGGAACCTACTAGAGTGAACAGCATGCCGCCGTCCATGATGACAACAATAAACTCTGTTCAAATGAATGGACCTACACCCCCTGTTACAACATCAAATATTAAG GAGGACAACTCcatgaaattaaaaacaatagcGCAAAAAGCAGTAACAAATGCAGGCTTAGATGCACAGATACACTCACCTGAAATTCCTACTGATAATAGAG TAATATTTGACAGTACTCCAAGACAAGAAATTGGTTCACCACAAACACAAGAAACAAAGATTCCAGCCTTATTGGGTGTGACACCACTCGGACCGCAACCTCTATCCAAAGACCACGCCTACCAACTTTTAATGATGGAAGCTGCTTCTCATCATCTTCCTCACCCTTCAGATTCAGAACGATTAAG ACATTACTTGCCTAGGAACCCATGCCCAACTCCTGCATACCATTGCCCAGCAATGCCGCCACACATGGATGCACTCGAGTATTACGCAAGGCTTTCAACTGAATcactcttttttattttttattaccaGGAG gGAACCAAAGCACAGTATTTAGCTGCAAAGGCATTGAAAAAGCAAAGTTGGAGATTTCATACAAAGTATATGATGTGGTTTCAGAGACACGAAGAACCAAAAACCATTACAGATGAATATGAACAG GGAACATATATCTACTTTGACTATGAAAAATGGGGACAACGCAAAAAAGAAGCCTTCACTTTTGAGTATAGGTACCTTGAGGATCGAGACTTGTGA
- the LOC140059218 gene encoding CCR4-NOT transcription complex subunit 3-like isoform X1, whose product MGDKRKLQGEIERCLKKVSEGVETFEDIWQKVQSATNSNQKDKCEGELKKEIKKLQRLRDQIKTWVASNDIKDKRTLLDNRKLIETQMERFKVVERETKTKAYSKEGLGLAARIDPIQREREEVSGWLSQCIDTLKIQVDKFESEMESLTSNSKKRKIPSDKQDRLNELQSFIERHNGHVTKLEMIMRMLDNADIETEKVKQIKEDLEYYLDSCQDPDFAENEYLYDDFEFEDHDCESTNGLSTLATSPEDGDILGSEIISSSPVASSPIVNHSKERDEEKKRHRSTESEPSPRKAVAKTNNNAAPSPNLNSRVRTLSSSSSSSSSTQATSITSAVTNTSKNTSSKTINISTSHTIAQPPVGPAYSVAASSQNTQQGTQPGPSRVGQPTQAPPLLPIQQPLQISTNSSVPTTNVITIPSQQVRPDINGGQGFVISDHMEHEVYEVDNGNSMPVIGLSNSMNAAHSQQMQVQSQVQNVEPTRVNSMPPSMMTTINSVQMNGPTPPVTTSNIKEDNSMKLKTIAQKAVTNAGLDAQIHSPEIPTDNRVIFDSTPRQEIGSPQTQETKIPALLGVTPLGPQPLSKDHAYQLLMMEAASHHLPHPSDSERLRHYLPRNPCPTPAYHCPAMPPHMDALEYYARLSTESLFFIFYYQEGTKAQYLAAKALKKQSWRFHTKYMMWFQRHEEPKTITDEYEQGTYIYFDYEKWGQRKKEAFTFEYRYLEDRDL is encoded by the exons ATGGGTGATAAAAGAAAGCTTCAAG GTGAAATAGAAAGGTGTCTAAAGAAAGTGTCAGAAGGAGTAGAAACATTTGAGGATATTTGGCAAAAG GTTCAAAGTGCAACAAACAGTAATCAGAAAGATAAATGTGAAGGTGAACtcaagaaagaaataaaaaagttGCAG AGGTTACGAGATCAAATTAAAACATGGGTAGCATCAAACGATATCAAAGACAAGAGGACTCTATTAGACAATCGAAAACTTATAGAAACG CAAATGGAAAGGTTCAAAGTAGTAGAAAGAGAAACGAAAACTAAAGCATACTCTAAAGAAGGCCTGGGTCTGGCGGCGCGTATTGACCCAATTCAAAGGGAGCGTGAAGAAGTTTCTGGTTGGTTATCACAATGTATAGATACCTTAAAAATACAAGTGGATAAATTTGAAAGTGAGATGGAATCTCTGACGTCAAATTCTAAGAAAAGGAAAATCCCATCAGAT aaACAAGATCGGTTAAATGAGTTACAAAGTTTCATAGAAAGACATAATGGTCACGTTACGAAACTAGAGATGATCATGAGGATGCTAGATAATGCAGATATTGAAACAGAAAAG gtaaaacaaataaaagaagaCTTAGAATATTACTTAGATTCTTGTCAAGACCCTGACTTTGCTGAAAATGAATACCTCTATGATGATTTTGAGTTTGAAGATCATGATTGTGAGTCTACCA ATGGACTTTCAACGTTGGCAACATCACCAGAAGATGGTGATATCTTAGGAAGTGAGATAATTAGTTCATCTCCGGTTGCAAGTTCACCTATAGTCAATCATTCCAAAGAAAgggatgaagaaaaaaaaagacatagGTCAACAGAAAGTGAG CCTTCACCGAGGAAAGCAGTTGCAAAGACAAATAACAACGCAGCACCTTCACCTAATTTAAACTCAAGAGTACGTACCCTTTCATCCTCATCTTCATCCTCATCGTCTACACAAGCAACAAGTATTACGTCTGCAGTCACAAACACTTCCAAAAATACCAGTAGTAAAACAATTAA TATTTCCACATCTCATACAATAGCCCAACCACCAGTAGGGCCAGCATATTCTGTTGCAGCTAGTTCACAAAATACTCAACAAG GAACACAGCCTGGGCCTAGCAGAGTAGGTCAACCAACACAGGCACCACCACTGTTACCAATACAGCAACCATTGCAAATCTCAACCAACTCATCAGTTCCCACTACTAATGTCATCACTATACCATCACAGCAAGTTCGCCCTGATATTAATGGGGGACAAG GTTTTGTAATAAGTGATCACATGGAACATGAAGTATATGAAGTCGATAATGGAAACAGTATGCCAGTAATAGGATTATCAAATTCAATGAATGCTGCACATTCACAACAAATGCAAGTGCAGTCACAAGTACAGAATGTGGAACCTACTAGAGTGAACAGCATGCCGCCGTCCATGATGACAACAATAAACTCTGTTCAAATGAATGGACCTACACCCCCTGTTACAACATCAAATATTAAG GAGGACAACTCcatgaaattaaaaacaatagcGCAAAAAGCAGTAACAAATGCAGGCTTAGATGCACAGATACACTCACCTGAAATTCCTACTGATAATAGAG TAATATTTGACAGTACTCCAAGACAAGAAATTGGTTCACCACAAACACAAGAAACAAAGATTCCAGCCTTATTGGGTGTGACACCACTCGGACCGCAACCTCTATCCAAAGACCACGCCTACCAACTTTTAATGATGGAAGCTGCTTCTCATCATCTTCCTCACCCTTCAGATTCAGAACGATTAAG ACATTACTTGCCTAGGAACCCATGCCCAACTCCTGCATACCATTGCCCAGCAATGCCGCCACACATGGATGCACTCGAGTATTACGCAAGGCTTTCAACTGAATcactcttttttattttttattaccaGGAG gGAACCAAAGCACAGTATTTAGCTGCAAAGGCATTGAAAAAGCAAAGTTGGAGATTTCATACAAAGTATATGATGTGGTTTCAGAGACACGAAGAACCAAAAACCATTACAGATGAATATGAACAG GGAACATATATCTACTTTGACTATGAAAAATGGGGACAACGCAAAAAAGAAGCCTTCACTTTTGAGTATAGGTACCTTGAGGATCGAGACTTGTGA
- the LOC140059218 gene encoding CCR4-NOT transcription complex subunit 3-like isoform X3, whose protein sequence is MGDKRKLQGEIERCLKKVSEGVETFEDIWQKVQSATNSNQKDKCEGELKKEIKKLQRLRDQIKTWVASNDIKDKRTLLDNRKLIETQMERFKVVERETKTKAYSKEGLGLAARIDPIQREREEVSGWLSQCIDTLKIQVDKFESEMESLTSNSKKRKIPSDKQDRLNELQSFIERHNGHVTKLEMIMRMLDNADIETEKVKQIKEDLEYYLDSCQDPDFAENEYLYDDFEFEDHDCESTNGLSTLATSPEDGDILGSEIISSSPVASSPIVNHSKERDEEKKRHRSTESEPSPRKAVAKTNNNAAPSPNLNSRVRTLSSSSSSSSSTQATSITSAVTNTSKNTSSKTINISTSHTIAQPPVGPAYSVAASSQNTQQGFVISDHMEHEVYEVDNGNSMPVIGLSNSMNAAHSQQMQVQSQVQNVEPTRVNSMPPSMMTTINSVQMNGPTPPVTTSNIKEDNSMKLKTIAQKAVTNAGLDAQIHSPEIPTDNRVIFDSTPRQEIGSPQTQETKIPALLGVTPLGPQPLSKDHAYQLLMMEAASHHLPHPSDSERLRHYLPRNPCPTPAYHCPAMPPHMDALEYYARLSTESLFFIFYYQEGTKAQYLAAKALKKQSWRFHTKYMMWFQRHEEPKTITDEYEQGTYIYFDYEKWGQRKKEAFTFEYRYLEDRDL, encoded by the exons ATGGGTGATAAAAGAAAGCTTCAAG GTGAAATAGAAAGGTGTCTAAAGAAAGTGTCAGAAGGAGTAGAAACATTTGAGGATATTTGGCAAAAG GTTCAAAGTGCAACAAACAGTAATCAGAAAGATAAATGTGAAGGTGAACtcaagaaagaaataaaaaagttGCAG AGGTTACGAGATCAAATTAAAACATGGGTAGCATCAAACGATATCAAAGACAAGAGGACTCTATTAGACAATCGAAAACTTATAGAAACG CAAATGGAAAGGTTCAAAGTAGTAGAAAGAGAAACGAAAACTAAAGCATACTCTAAAGAAGGCCTGGGTCTGGCGGCGCGTATTGACCCAATTCAAAGGGAGCGTGAAGAAGTTTCTGGTTGGTTATCACAATGTATAGATACCTTAAAAATACAAGTGGATAAATTTGAAAGTGAGATGGAATCTCTGACGTCAAATTCTAAGAAAAGGAAAATCCCATCAGAT aaACAAGATCGGTTAAATGAGTTACAAAGTTTCATAGAAAGACATAATGGTCACGTTACGAAACTAGAGATGATCATGAGGATGCTAGATAATGCAGATATTGAAACAGAAAAG gtaaaacaaataaaagaagaCTTAGAATATTACTTAGATTCTTGTCAAGACCCTGACTTTGCTGAAAATGAATACCTCTATGATGATTTTGAGTTTGAAGATCATGATTGTGAGTCTACCA ATGGACTTTCAACGTTGGCAACATCACCAGAAGATGGTGATATCTTAGGAAGTGAGATAATTAGTTCATCTCCGGTTGCAAGTTCACCTATAGTCAATCATTCCAAAGAAAgggatgaagaaaaaaaaagacatagGTCAACAGAAAGTGAG CCTTCACCGAGGAAAGCAGTTGCAAAGACAAATAACAACGCAGCACCTTCACCTAATTTAAACTCAAGAGTACGTACCCTTTCATCCTCATCTTCATCCTCATCGTCTACACAAGCAACAAGTATTACGTCTGCAGTCACAAACACTTCCAAAAATACCAGTAGTAAAACAATTAA TATTTCCACATCTCATACAATAGCCCAACCACCAGTAGGGCCAGCATATTCTGTTGCAGCTAGTTCACAAAATACTCAACAAG GTTTTGTAATAAGTGATCACATGGAACATGAAGTATATGAAGTCGATAATGGAAACAGTATGCCAGTAATAGGATTATCAAATTCAATGAATGCTGCACATTCACAACAAATGCAAGTGCAGTCACAAGTACAGAATGTGGAACCTACTAGAGTGAACAGCATGCCGCCGTCCATGATGACAACAATAAACTCTGTTCAAATGAATGGACCTACACCCCCTGTTACAACATCAAATATTAAG GAGGACAACTCcatgaaattaaaaacaatagcGCAAAAAGCAGTAACAAATGCAGGCTTAGATGCACAGATACACTCACCTGAAATTCCTACTGATAATAGAG TAATATTTGACAGTACTCCAAGACAAGAAATTGGTTCACCACAAACACAAGAAACAAAGATTCCAGCCTTATTGGGTGTGACACCACTCGGACCGCAACCTCTATCCAAAGACCACGCCTACCAACTTTTAATGATGGAAGCTGCTTCTCATCATCTTCCTCACCCTTCAGATTCAGAACGATTAAG ACATTACTTGCCTAGGAACCCATGCCCAACTCCTGCATACCATTGCCCAGCAATGCCGCCACACATGGATGCACTCGAGTATTACGCAAGGCTTTCAACTGAATcactcttttttattttttattaccaGGAG gGAACCAAAGCACAGTATTTAGCTGCAAAGGCATTGAAAAAGCAAAGTTGGAGATTTCATACAAAGTATATGATGTGGTTTCAGAGACACGAAGAACCAAAAACCATTACAGATGAATATGAACAG GGAACATATATCTACTTTGACTATGAAAAATGGGGACAACGCAAAAAAGAAGCCTTCACTTTTGAGTATAGGTACCTTGAGGATCGAGACTTGTGA
- the LOC140059240 gene encoding uncharacterized protein: MESMEGLAGPSRSYTTNSHTSRLTTTRTRNLLLSHSVKIKVMLLVLCIFSLLSCVQSVDLTWENVELKIQIPKESEFDMDTVELITVNYTSTSPIVIMVKSSDTEVAGIDGVTEFNLNSTTNDTTLPDDSLSSVSVNVSGTRFGRARLELDIIYYAADGTMKETMCLHTAGDGKPRCPEIVVLRVTSLVDLIFQICLGCVLVLVTGMMGCKLKWEYIRDIMKKPWDVIIGAIAQFLIMPAVAYGFCLAYGLDDDYAIGVILGASCPGGGLSNIACVLIDADVVLSIVLTFSTTVLALGMMPLCLWVYTSPFTDDETFPVPVRDIAIALGALIVPLAIGVIIRKQKPNWAKKILKILRPFCIVVFLILAVFGTISSRYIFLVSDRDMILCTFTFTTCGFILGLLAGIVCCRTAVQSKTIAIETGIKNSALALGIIAIVYPKPDADILTAVVLWYAAAQFFLILAMALVYAVTTRECFKKRFGNKVKSVDDDDDMDDDSDDNSKKKRTPDDDDDDDIFTVSKDPEKVKDDITAFEYQERNGNIAHEEIDETPAPVKAKKKKKKPRKVSTTDENESTATLSQGMQSEPSEIVPIKKKKTKKKKKKKKKVSSDDTEGSEEATPRGLPPLKTVSGGRIRQEPTFAYNNQSFNNDGET, from the exons ATGGAGTCTATGGAGGGGCTAGCCGGGCCGTCACGTTCGTACACCACCAACAGCCATACTTCACGCTTAACTACCACCCGTACCAGGAACTTATTACTTTCACATTCGGTTAAAATTAAGGTTATGTTATTAGTATTATGTATATTTTCGTTGCTTTCGTGTGTACAGTCAGTGGATTTGACGTGGGAAAATGTAGAACTGAAAATTCAGATTCCAAAGGAATCCGAATTCGATATGGACACTGTTGAGTTAATTACGGTAAATTATACATCCACGTCTCCAATAGTAATAATGGTAAAGAGCAGTGACACAGAGGTTGCGGGAATCGATGGTGTCACAGAATTTAATCTAAATAGTACTACGAATGATACAACATTACCGGATGATTCACTATCTTCTGTGAGTGTCAACGTCAGTGGTACACGATTTGGACGGGCTAGACTAGAACTCGACATTATTTATTATGCAGCAGATGGAACCATGAAAGAAACTATGTGTTTACACACTGCAGGAGATGGAAAACCGAGATGTCCCGAGATAGTCGTCTTACGAGTCACATC GTTGGTAGACTTGATTTTTCAAATCTGTCTAGGATGCGTTCTCGTCTTGGTCACAGGTATGATGGGATGCAAACTAAAATGGGAGTACATCCGGGACATCATGAAGAAACCATGGGACGTCATCATTGGTGCGATTGCGCAGTTTCTCATCATGCCTGCG GTAGCGTACGGATTTTGCCTGGCCTATGGACTAGACGACGACTATGCAATAGGTGTGATACTGGGTGCAAGTTGTCCAGGTGGTGGTCTTAGTAACATCGCATGTGTACTCATTGATGCAGACGTGGTCTTAAGTATCGTGCTTACATTTAGTACCACTGTTCTTGCTCTCG GTATGATGCCATTGTGCCTCTGGGTTTACACATCTCCGTTTACGGATGACGAAACCTTTCCCGTCCCTGTCCGTGATATCGCTATCGCACTCGGCGCACTTATCGTACCGTTAGCCATCGGCGTCATCATACGAAAACAGAAACCAAATTGGgcaaagaaaatattaaaaatcttACGGCCTTTCTGTATTGTTGTATTCCTTATTTTAGCTGTTTTTGGAACAATATCTTCAAG GTACATTTTCTTAGTGTCTGATCGAGATATGATTCTGTGCACGTTCACATTCACCACCTGTGGGTTTATACTTGGTCTACTCGCCGGGATAGTATGCTGCCGAACTGCCGTCCAATCAAAAACGATTGCCATAGAAACTGGTATCAAAAACTCTGCTTTAGCGCTCGGTATTATAGCCATCGTGTACCCAAAACCTGATGCGGATATTCTTACGGCCGTCGTTCTTTGGTATGCTGCTGCCCAATTCTTCTTA ATCCTTGCAATGGCTCTCGTCTACGCAGTTACGACCAGAGAATGTTTCAAGAAAAGATTTGGTAACAAGGTCAAAAGCgtcgatgatgatgacgacatgGACGATGATAGTGACGACAACTCTAAGAAGAAGCGAACACccgatgacgacgatgatgacgaCATATTCACCGTTTCTAAGGATCCGGAAAAAGTTAAAGATGACATTACCGCGTTTGAGTACCAAGAACGAAACGGGAATATCGCGCACGAGGAAATCGACGAAACTCCAGCGCCGGTCAAagcaaagaaaaagaaaaagaaaccaCGTAAAGTATCTACTACGGATGAAAACGAATCAACTGCCACGTTATCACAAGGTATGCAAAGTGAGCCAAGCGAAATAGTGCcaataaagaagaagaaaactaagaagaaaaagaagaaaaagaagaaggtTTCTAGTGACGATACTGAAGGTAGCGAGGAGGCCACACCAAGAGGTTTACCACCCTTGAAAACAGTCAGCGGTGGTCGTATCCGACAAGAACCGACGTTTGCGTATAATAACCAATCATTTAATAATGATGGCGAGACATGA